A window of the Bacillus sp. A301a_S52 genome harbors these coding sequences:
- a CDS encoding 3'-5' exonuclease — protein MNFIAIDFETASSQRDSACAIGLVQVIDDCIVDEVYTLIRPRNPYFDPFCERVHGITWENVKDAPLFSDIWSELAHYFENNLVLAHNASFDISVLKSSLQAIDLSYPSMLYNCTVAIAKKTWPEFYNFKLNTIAAELDMPFKHHHALDDARVATQIVLRAAEIHNTFENNAFFEKIKLFNGILAPGLSLTPAMNKKKQLAK, from the coding sequence ATGAATTTTATAGCGATTGACTTTGAAACAGCTTCCAGTCAACGAGATAGTGCTTGTGCAATTGGTCTAGTTCAAGTGATTGACGATTGTATTGTTGATGAAGTCTACACACTTATCAGACCGAGAAATCCATACTTTGACCCCTTTTGTGAAAGAGTCCATGGGATCACTTGGGAAAATGTTAAAGACGCCCCGTTGTTTAGTGACATTTGGTCTGAGCTCGCTCATTACTTTGAAAACAATTTAGTCTTAGCCCATAATGCGTCCTTTGACATAAGTGTTTTAAAAAGCTCTTTACAAGCCATTGACTTGTCTTATCCTTCAATGTTATACAATTGTACCGTGGCTATCGCCAAAAAAACATGGCCGGAGTTTTACAATTTTAAGCTTAATACGATAGCAGCGGAATTAGATATGCCATTTAAACATCACCATGCTCTTGATGATGCACGAGTAGCCACGCAAATCGTACTAAGGGCCGCTGAAATACATAATACTTTTGAAAACAATGCTTTTTTTGAAAAAATCAAGCTTTTTAATGGTATACTCGCACCTGGCCTTTCTCTTACTCCTGCCATGAATAAAAAGAAACAATTAGCAAAATGA